In Topomyia yanbarensis strain Yona2022 chromosome 2, ASM3024719v1, whole genome shotgun sequence, one DNA window encodes the following:
- the LOC131681374 gene encoding gustatory receptor 8a, with protein sequence MITARCFHSIIFNSQSSVGHVNDILKFSSGIMTVVVTLAEKLTKQRSQMETWRLLEQMGMDHGCNFGLLNQTTFNRVLRRFSIKFWLYLILSSAIEVRVMSGIGYNIQWMNFWAYNIYPSTFCRLLHLSHMLQIDFLAENVKVLAQNLIDLKDTMNDGPAHCNEYSTGHDTLLQVGVSRLLDSKKVYGVLWKICTVINELFTWSQVFNITSNFIQLSCDLYWVMIDFIRKAQFIEEVLELAMCLVPAPVIIMMLLQSADHCKFLSSNVGPLLHEIPKHGYPELYEVVFYYSMQIDQQPIKLAVYDLMNIDYTLLIRIAIGIATYMVIFIQLSI encoded by the exons ATGATCACGGCCCGCTGCTTCCATAGCATCATTTTCAATAGCCAATCTAGCGTTGGTCATGTCAACGACATACTGAAATTCAGCAGCGGTATTATGACAGTGGTAGTGACCCTGGCGGAGAAATTGACGAAACAAAGGTCTCAAATGGAAACCTGGCGTCTGCTTGAACAAATGGGGATGGATCACGGCTGTAATTTTGGACTACTGAATCAAACGACGTTCAACAGGGTGCTTCGCCGATTCAGTATAAAGTTCTGGTTGTACTTGATTTTATCATCGGCAATTGAAGTTCGTGTCATGAGCGGCATCGGATATAATATTCAATGGATGAATTTTTGGGCGTACAATATTTACCCTTCAACCTTTTGCCGGCTGCTTCATCTGTCCCACATGCTACAGATTGATTTTCTCGCGGAAAACGTGAAAGTTTTAGCTCAAAATCTTATCGATCTCAAAGATACTATGAACGATGGTCCTGCCCACTGTAATGAGTACAGCACTGGTCATGATACTTTGCTTCAAGTGGGCGTAAGTCGATTGTTGGATTCAAAGAAAGTTTACGGTGTTCTGTGGAAAATCTGTACGGTTATAAATGAACTTTTTACCTGGAGTCAAGTTTTCAATATTACGAGCAATTTTATACAACTTTCCTGTGATTTATATTGGGTGATGATTGATTTCATTAGAAAAGCCCAGTTTATTGAAGAAGTTTTAGAACTAGCTATGTGTCTCGTCCCTGCTCCTGTTATAATTATGATGCTCTTACAATCGGCCGATCATTGTAAATTCCTAAGCTCAAATGTTGGGCCTTTGCTACATGAAATTCCGAAGCACGGCTATCCTGAGCTTTACGAAGTAGTTTTCTATTATTCGATGCAAATTGATCAACAGCCAATTAAACTGGCGGTATACGACTTGATGAATATCGATTACACGCTTTTGATTAGA aTCGCAATTGGAATTGCTACATACATGGTCATATTCATTCAACTTAGTATCTAA